A genomic region of Ignavibacteria bacterium contains the following coding sequences:
- a CDS encoding lamin tail domain-containing protein has product MSFNFYRWFKLIVAIILLLLIQACDKSTEPEQKDQPKRLKLYINEFMASNKSTIADEKNQYDDWVELYNGEDTTINLNQFYLTDDFNRKNKWLMPNVSIQPKKWILIWCDEDSAQGILHSNFKLSAAGEQLGIFSLSLEAIDTITYGPQKTDTSFGRFPDGSNFWKFMNPTPNNFNQ; this is encoded by the coding sequence ATGTCCTTTAATTTTTATAGATGGTTTAAACTAATCGTTGCAATAATTTTACTTTTACTTATTCAGGCTTGCGACAAATCGACTGAACCTGAGCAAAAAGATCAACCCAAAAGACTAAAACTTTACATTAATGAATTTATGGCTTCAAATAAATCCACAATTGCAGATGAAAAAAATCAATACGATGACTGGGTTGAACTCTACAATGGAGAAGACACAACGATTAACCTAAATCAATTCTATCTCACCGATGATTTTAACAGAAAAAATAAATGGCTAATGCCAAATGTATCTATTCAACCTAAAAAGTGGATTCTAATCTGGTGTGACGAGGACTCAGCTCAGGGAATTTTACATTCTAATTTTAAACTTTCTGCTGCAGGTGAACAACTTGGAATCTTTTCTCTTTCATTGGAAGCTATTGATACAATAACTTATGGTCCTCAAAAAACTGATACATCTTTCGGAAGATTTCCTGATGGATCAAATTTCTGGAAATTTATGAATCCAACACCAAATAATTTCAACCAATAA
- a CDS encoding PAS domain S-box protein, whose protein sequence is MSASKNEIEILQNKIRELENKLSWYESFTNEILQTTNVIIVHLDKEGNVVFVNKGVEIITGYSKEEITGKNWFETLVPKNKYPQVWKVFEEFQKKSEIVEIFENPILTKNGKERFISWRNSILKKGNEIIGTLSFGIDITENLQILNQFIDYQKSFKTLVENLPGMIFKCKNDKDFTMVEISSKCFELTGYTADEFIKGIVNFGDLILDEDKEKIYLQINDTIKSNKPFQLTYRIKTRDGKIKWVWEQGIAITEKENKEIYLEGYIFDITEKVQAEEQLQIQREFFKQLFENSPIAIVILDRNDKIIDINKAFEELFYFKRDEVINLTLNQLIVPPDKKSEGLMLSDKVLSDEVVITETKRMRKDGSIVDVLVIGYPILHKGERIGIFGLYKDITEQKMMYELLKQEKEKIEELNNLKSSFLLNISHEIRTPLNSILGFSELLISELNALNFPELTEFAKSIKRGGMRLLNLMDNIIEISLIESSKSELSLEKISINLIIDPLVNSFTNQAKEKNLYLEKIYENDFVTLTDAKRLSLVLSNLIDNAIKFTEKGGVKIITQIVENADKTTSGLIEVIDTGIGISEKFKQKLFESFTQASSGLDRKYEGIGIGLYLSKKLIELLGGRIEIDSEIDRGTTVRIYLPIQY, encoded by the coding sequence ATGTCAGCTTCGAAAAATGAAATTGAGATTTTACAGAATAAAATAAGAGAATTAGAAAATAAGCTTAGCTGGTACGAATCATTTACAAATGAAATTTTGCAGACAACGAATGTTATCATCGTACATTTGGATAAGGAGGGAAATGTTGTTTTCGTAAATAAAGGGGTTGAAATAATTACAGGTTATTCAAAAGAAGAGATAACCGGTAAAAATTGGTTCGAGACTCTTGTTCCAAAAAATAAATATCCACAGGTCTGGAAAGTTTTCGAGGAATTTCAAAAGAAAAGTGAAATTGTAGAAATTTTCGAAAATCCTATTCTGACAAAAAATGGTAAAGAAAGATTCATTAGCTGGAGGAATTCAATTCTAAAGAAAGGAAATGAAATTATTGGAACACTTTCATTTGGAATTGACATAACTGAAAACCTTCAAATACTAAATCAATTCATTGATTATCAAAAAAGTTTTAAGACATTAGTCGAAAATCTGCCCGGGATGATTTTCAAGTGCAAAAACGATAAAGACTTTACAATGGTTGAAATAAGCAGCAAATGTTTTGAACTTACTGGCTACACGGCAGATGAATTCATTAAGGGCATAGTAAACTTCGGCGATTTAATCTTAGATGAAGATAAAGAAAAAATCTATCTTCAAATAAACGATACAATAAAATCGAACAAACCTTTTCAATTAACCTATAGAATAAAAACCAGAGATGGAAAAATAAAATGGGTCTGGGAACAAGGTATAGCAATAACTGAGAAAGAAAACAAAGAAATCTACCTCGAAGGTTATATCTTTGATATTACTGAAAAGGTTCAGGCGGAAGAACAACTTCAAATTCAAAGAGAATTTTTCAAGCAACTTTTTGAAAATTCACCAATAGCCATCGTTATTTTAGATCGCAATGACAAAATTATTGATATAAATAAAGCGTTTGAAGAGCTGTTTTATTTTAAAAGAGATGAAGTTATAAATCTTACTTTAAATCAATTAATTGTCCCACCAGATAAAAAATCAGAAGGATTAATGCTCTCGGATAAAGTTCTCAGTGATGAAGTGGTTATCACAGAAACCAAAAGAATGCGAAAAGACGGTTCGATTGTTGATGTTCTTGTAATTGGTTATCCAATTTTACACAAAGGTGAAAGAATTGGAATTTTTGGATTGTACAAAGACATTACTGAACAAAAAATGATGTACGAATTATTAAAACAAGAGAAAGAAAAAATAGAAGAGTTGAATAACCTCAAAAGCAGTTTTCTATTAAATATCAGTCATGAAATAAGAACTCCTCTTAATTCAATCTTAGGTTTCAGCGAATTACTGATTTCAGAACTAAATGCACTCAATTTCCCTGAACTGACAGAATTCGCAAAAAGCATTAAACGCGGCGGTATGCGACTTCTTAACTTAATGGATAACATTATTGAAATTTCTCTAATTGAATCTTCAAAATCTGAATTAAGCCTTGAAAAAATAAGTATTAATCTCATTATTGATCCGCTGGTAAATTCATTTACTAATCAAGCAAAAGAAAAGAATCTTTATCTCGAGAAAATTTACGAGAATGATTTTGTTACTCTAACCGATGCCAAAAGATTATCTCTTGTTTTAAGTAATTTAATTGATAATGCAATTAAGTTCACCGAAAAAGGTGGTGTAAAAATCATAACTCAAATTGTAGAAAATGCAGACAAAACAACTTCGGGTTTAATCGAGGTAATCGACACTGGAATTGGAATCTCTGAAAAATTCAAGCAGAAACTTTTCGAATCATTCACTCAGGCATCTTCCGGGCTGGATAGAAAATATGAAGGAATTGGAATTGGTTTATATCTTTCCAAAAAACTGATAGAACTTTTAGGCGGAAGAATCGAAATTGATTCGGAAATAGACAGGGGAACTACCGTTAGAATTTACCTGCCAATTCAATATTAA